A region of Bacteroidota bacterium DNA encodes the following proteins:
- a CDS encoding PAS domain-containing protein, with product MKIKTKLNLGVGALFMLILLLGIVGAFNINALKNDTEKILTANYNSLQYCRNMLDLLDEQTDAGFMLFEFNLNNQEANITETGEAEVTKKLRTEFEKLKSNHTDSISVLLIRQSLFEIMDMNMHAIQYKSEVAANTAGNAVLWIAISGTLCFIISFILLINLPSNIANPIRELTDSIKQIASENYKERVHFESHNEFGQLAKSFNTMAMKLEEYNNSNLAKLMMEKTRIETLINNMHDPVIGLDENLVILFANEEAIKISGLSSNDLLGKRTVDLAVKNDLIRTLIQDLMQEDTLEKSKQAPIKIYAQNKESYFEKETLHINITPTGEHVPRLVGHVIFLRNVTNYKEMDYAKTNFIATVSHEFKTPISSIKMSLQLLENEKTGKLNDDQINLLDSIRDDADRLLKITGELLNMSQVESGNIQLAIIPAGPKEILMYAINATKIQADQKHITIKIDCDEVIDKVQADQDKTAWVLTNLISNAIRYSYEQSSIFLSIKQTQSHIIFTVKDTGQGIAPQYLNKIFDRYFRVPGTKKEGTGLGLAISKEFIEAQGGGISVESDFGSGSTFTVVLNKEN from the coding sequence ATGAAAATTAAAACTAAATTAAATTTAGGAGTCGGTGCCTTGTTTATGCTCATTTTATTATTGGGTATAGTTGGCGCTTTTAATATCAACGCTTTAAAAAATGATACTGAAAAAATATTAACTGCTAATTATAACAGTTTGCAATATTGTCGAAACATGCTTGATTTGCTGGATGAACAAACTGATGCAGGTTTTATGCTTTTTGAGTTTAATTTAAATAACCAGGAAGCGAATATTACTGAAACTGGTGAAGCAGAAGTAACCAAAAAATTGCGGACTGAATTTGAAAAACTGAAATCGAATCATACAGACAGTATTTCTGTATTGTTGATCCGGCAAAGTTTGTTTGAGATTATGGATATGAATATGCATGCCATTCAGTATAAAAGTGAAGTGGCAGCTAATACTGCCGGCAATGCGGTGCTGTGGATTGCAATTAGTGGCACGTTGTGTTTTATTATAAGTTTTATTTTACTGATTAACCTGCCTTCAAATATCGCTAATCCAATTCGGGAACTTACCGATAGTATAAAACAAATTGCTTCAGAAAATTATAAAGAACGTGTTCATTTTGAAAGTCATAACGAATTTGGGCAGTTGGCCAAATCGTTTAATACTATGGCTATGAAGCTGGAAGAATACAACAATAGTAATCTGGCTAAATTAATGATGGAAAAAACGCGTATTGAAACACTCATTAACAATATGCATGACCCTGTTATTGGTTTGGATGAAAATTTGGTGATTCTGTTTGCAAATGAAGAAGCCATAAAAATTTCAGGATTAAGTTCAAACGATTTACTCGGTAAACGTACAGTTGACCTGGCCGTTAAAAACGACCTTATAAGAACCCTGATTCAGGATTTAATGCAGGAAGACACGCTTGAAAAATCGAAACAAGCACCTATTAAAATTTATGCTCAAAACAAAGAAAGTTATTTTGAAAAAGAAACCTTGCATATAAACATAACGCCAACCGGTGAGCACGTTCCGCGGTTGGTTGGGCATGTAATATTTTTAAGAAACGTGACCAATTATAAGGAAATGGATTATGCGAAAACCAATTTTATTGCCACTGTTTCACATGAGTTTAAAACACCGATTTCATCAATAAAAATGAGTTTACAATTATTGGAAAACGAAAAAACCGGTAAACTCAATGATGACCAGATTAATTTGCTCGACAGTATCAGAGATGATGCCGACAGATTATTAAAAATTACAGGTGAACTACTAAATATGTCGCAGGTTGAAAGTGGAAATATACAATTAGCAATAATTCCGGCCGGCCCGAAAGAAATTTTGATGTATGCAATTAATGCAACTAAAATACAGGCAGATCAAAAACATATTACCATTAAAATTGATTGTGATGAAGTGATAGATAAAGTGCAGGCAGATCAGGATAAAACTGCATGGGTATTAACCAATTTAATTTCCAATGCCATACGTTATTCGTATGAGCAATCAAGCATTTTTTTATCTATTAAACAAACACAATCGCATATTATTTTTACGGTAAAAGATACAGGCCAGGGAATTGCCCCTCAATATTTAAATAAAATATTTGATCGCTACTTCCGTGTTCCGGGAACAAAAAAAGAGGGCACCGGCCTAGGTTTAGCAATCAGCAAAGAATTTATTGAAGCCCAAGGAGGGGGAATTTCGGTTGAAAGTGATTTTGGCTCTGGGAGTACTTTTACAGTGGTATTGAATAAAGAAAATTAA